Within Vicia villosa cultivar HV-30 ecotype Madison, WI linkage group LG1, Vvil1.0, whole genome shotgun sequence, the genomic segment CAAGTGTGAGAGTGTTCTCACCTTAACCAGAACTCAGTTGAATGGAATCAATGCTTACCTTACAAGATCAATTGCTAAAACGGACACAAAACTTGAACCCATAATTGAAGAAGACACATAGGAATCTGATGAGACAAAGGTGAAGGAAAATCAACCATGGGTCGATGTCATTCGAGGTAATAGACTCTTTACTAATGGACTTGATATAGAATACACAGCCCCGTCCACTGTGGATGGGGAGATGGAAGTTATAATAGAGGAACAGAACATCGCATCTGAATTGAAATTCAGGGAAAAGTCATTAATCATGTATGTCATGGGGGGAGGACTTATCTATGAACGCTGTCAATAACTTTATGTTGAATTCATGAAACTTTGTTTCACTCCCAGAATTATTCTATAATGAGGAATGATATTTTATCATCAAATTGAAATCAAAGATTGATAAGGAAGAAATTCTCAGAAGATGACTTTATATCATCTATCGGAAACCTATGTTTCTTCACGAGTGGAAACCAAACTTCACACTCAAGGAAGATGCTATTAGGGTGATGCCAATTTGAGTTAATTTTCACTAACTACCTTTGATTTACTAGGGAGAACGAAGCATTGGGAAAATTACTAGCGCAATTGGCAAACCTATAATGATAGATGAATGCACGACAAAGAAGCTTATAGTATCTTATGCAAGAGTGCTTATTGAGGTGGATATCAACAACAGAGTTGAAAGACTCCATTGCTATTAGAGATCCACAGGGCAATAAACTCTTTCAACTAGTTGAATACGAGTGGAAACCTCCCTTTGGCAAGGTCTGCAATAGGGTGGGACATAACTGTGAAAGGAAATTGGTCAAGAAGGAAAAAAACTTAAGTCAAGCAGTATTGGATAACAAGGCAGAACCCAcaaaaggataagaaggaacCTGAAATAACTATACCAAAAACCACAATACATGAGCAGGATGAAAATAAGGCAGAATGGATAGTGGTAGGTTCATCCAACTGAAATAAAGGTAAAGGGCACATGGCAGAGGAAACATAATTGGACAGCCTGAGAGACACCGTGATTGGATATAAGAATGGCTTTGAAATCCTTGGGGACGAGGAGGGTCCATCAGGAATTTCCATGATTCTCTCGTGGAATGTAAATGGCTTGAATAAGAAAGCAAGGCACATTGAGATAGCAGGCCATCTCAAGGCTCTTCAAGTGTCATGTGTGATTCTTCTAGAAACCAAAGTTAAGAGGAATAATGCTTCTAAAGTGAGACAAGCTTTAGGACATGAACGTAAATATATTGATAACTATGACCACCACCTTAATGGTAGAATATGGGTGCTTTGGAAGGAAAATATTTTGGAAATAAAGATTAGAGCTAGCGCTGACCAATTTATTCACTATGAAGCTTTTGATATTGCAGGCCAAAAAATATGGTTGATGACTGCAATTTATGCACATAACCAACCTGCCAATAGAAAACTACTTTGGATGGATCTTAAACAGTTAGCGAGGAATATATAAGAGCCATGGATGATTCTTGGAGATTTTAAAAATGTGCTTAATGTTGCTAACATAATTGGTGAAAATCGTGTGcaaatgatagagtttgaagatCTAGAGACCATGATGATAGATGCCAACCTTTTTTAGCATGAGACTAGAGGTACACATTTTACTTTGTCTAATAAGCATGCATCTGGAACTATTTACTCTAGGGTTGATAGGGCTATTTGTAATAGGGCTTGTTTTTGAATTATCATGGTTGTGATATAGAAGTGTTGACTGCCCATATATCTAATTACTCTCCTCTTAAAGTGAAGCCTTTGGGACACCCAACAATTCAGGCAGAAAATAATTAAAGTTCAAGTTCCTTAATAGTGTGGTTGATCAAGATGACTTCAAGGATGTGGTGAGAAATAGTTGGACCAATGAGGAAAATGGTAGTCCTATGTATGTTCTATGGAGAAAGCTAAAGACGTTGCAACCTATCTTGATGGATTTGAATAGAAGAATAACCAATGGAGTGTAGAAAATTCAGGAGTATAGAGTAAACCTTGACCAAGTTCAGCAGAAACTAGCAGGTGATCCATTCAATACTGATTATATGCAGGAGAGTAATCATTGAACTGAGATGCTTATTCATGGcatagaggaaaaggaaaaaattcTCATGCAAAGAGATAAAATTAATTGGTTGAAACTTGGTGATGGAAACAATGCTTTTTTCCATGCCATTATGAGGGGGAAGAATAAGCAAAATGGGATTCATAAACTTGTTGATAGTAATGGCATCACCCTCACTGAGTTCAAATACATagaaggtgaaattttgagattttataaaaatttggTGGGAACATCTATAAGGAGGTTGTTACATGTGGATATAGTGGCCTTTCGCAATGGTACTCAGTTAAAAGAAACTAGCAAAGAAAGTCTTATCCAATCTATAATTGAAAATAAAGTTTGGAATATCCTCAAGATAATTGGAGAGACAAAATCCCTTGGCGTAGATGGATTCAATTCCAAGTTCTTCAAGTCTACTTGGGATATTATCAAAGTGGACATGATGACTGCTATACAAGACTTATTTtagcataaaaaaaattatgctgCTGTAAATTATGCTTTTGTTACTCTGATTCCTAAAAACTCTAAGGCAAAATCCATAAAGGATATGAGGCAAATAGCATGTTGTACTacaatttacaaaattatttccaAGATTCTCACAACAAGGCTTAGTAAGGTGatcaatgaagttgttgatgtcATCCAATTTGCGTTCATACCTGGTAGAGTAATTCATGACAACATTCTTATGGCTCATGAATTACTGAGAGGGTATAATTGTAAACACATATCTCCTAGATGTGTCATTCAAATGGACATCCAAAAAGCATACGATATGGTGGAATGGCTTGCTCTGAATTATATAATGCATGAAATGAATTTCCCAAGAAAATTCATTAATTGGATCATGTTGTGTGTCTGTTCTGTTTCCTACAGGTACTTAATCAATGGGCAAGTCGCATGACTATTGAAAGCGAGGAGAGGGCTAAGGCAGGGGGACCCTATATCCCCCACTGCTCTTTGTCGTTATTATGGAATATTTACACCGCTTCTTGAAGAATTTGAAACTTATCCCAAATTTTAACTTCCACCCTCGCTAGCTGTGAGAAATTACAAATTGTGAATACTAGTTTTATGAACGATCTAATGTTGTTCATTAGAGGGGACAGGCTGTCTGTGCATATTATGATGGAGGAATTCATGAAGGTTTCGTAGGCTACAAGCCTCAAAGCCTATCCAACTAAATGTAAGCTCTATTTTGGTGGTGTACAAGTAAGGGATAGACAGGATATTGTGGAAGCCACGGGTTTCTCAGAGGGAGAACTCCTTTTCAAGTACTTTGGGAGTGCCATTGGCTAGTAGAAATCTCACAGCCCATATGCGGGGAGATATCAGCTGATCAAAAGTGTCCTTTTTGTTGTCACGGGGTATTGGATGCAAGTTTTTCCTCTTCCTCAAAAATTCATGAAACAAATTGAATCGATTTGTATAAGCTACTTGTGGAGTGGTTCATATGAGATTACCAGGAAAGCTCCAATTGCTTGGGAAAAATTGTGTGACACGAGGAATGATGGTGGCTTGAACATCACTTCGTTACAGATTTGGAACAAGGCTACAATTGGTAAGCTTCTCTGGAACATTCATATAAAATCTGATAAATTATGGATACGTTCGCTGGACACATATTATTTCAAAGGGCATGACATTATGAGTTGGTAGTTAACGACAAATAGTTCATGGATTTTGAGGAAAATTGTTAAAGTGAGAGATCAAATGAGGACCAATGCGTAATGTGCTGAAGCTGTGCACAACAAGAGTTATAAAACAAATGATACGTACAGAGAGTTGCAAGGTGACAGATCCCATGTAGAATTGAAGAGGATCCTGTTCAACAATTATGCGAGACCTAGGGCCACTTTTATCCTTTGGATGGCACTCATGGGGAGGCTGCCCACAAAGATAGATTGGCAAAATTTGGTACTACATTGGagaggaaatattgtttttgtgaTCATGATGAAACCATAACACATCTCTTCTTTGAATGTGAGAAAACTCAATGTATTTGGAAATACATTCTAATGTGGCTGAACATAGGGGGTTCAAATCTAAACCAATCCAAATAAAAATCGCAAACTGAtccaaaaaaaaatggaaaatcaCATAAAACTAAAATTTATTGGACGTGTTTGGATGTCATTTGGTAAAAACTGCTCGGTTCGAATCGGGTTTCAGATTGCTTTTTCAAAATCGACCCAAACTGTACCAAACCgcacatatatatttttatatttatttaattttaattagtatGATATGTTACATTAGTTTATTATTCGatgctaattattattattattatttttttggaaaGATGGAGCGTCAAAGCCCAAGTAAAAAGAAAGCAACTATACAACAACTAATATAGAAGTATGACTACCAAAACGATCCTATCAGAGATACGAATTTAAGAACTCAGGAGCCTCCTCGGAGTACTTGAGGCCACTCTTAGACTTCCTCCCTAACTTTGCAAGATAGTCTGCAATGCTGTTTGTTTCTCAAACGGCGTGCACAATCTCCACAAACTCATGTTTAGCAATTAACAGGCGAATTTGCCGGATTAAAGCCAACTCGGGGCGATTGTTCTGAGCTTTATGATTGATGACATCACAACTCGCTTGGAGTCAATAACAACCTTCATGAATCCTCTAGACGACGAAAGCTTTA encodes:
- the LOC131598452 gene encoding uncharacterized protein LOC131598452, with the translated sequence MLIHGIEEKEKILMQRDKINWLKLGDGNNAFFHAIMRGKNKQNGIHKLVDSNGITLTEFKYIEGEILRFYKNLVGTSIRRLLHVDIVAFRNGTQLKETSKESLIQSIIENKVWNILKIIGETKSLGVDGFNSKFFKSTWDIIKVDMMTAIQDLF